The proteins below come from a single Macrobrachium rosenbergii isolate ZJJX-2024 unplaced genomic scaffold, ASM4041242v1 13875, whole genome shotgun sequence genomic window:
- the LOC136837861 gene encoding uncharacterized protein yields MSCDTEEFACAAVVVAQMYDQMHNCDTKRRKWTNNWLLQQTNKGSYGSIFNELSEQTSKVGRHTESGVGDFPQPGRHFGHIHVDLVGPLPPSGGARHLLTVVDHSTRWPGATPMEEATASACAEALLSSWISWFGVPDHQKKVYGESLVVPGELITGDCHNLTVQRLRDTVGKFAPCQRTNTDRTTPFTPPSLSSTTHVFVRNDTVSPPLTRPYRGPFLMLKRNKKAFQLAIHGKNDWVSIDRLKPTLLEGDVGDTPQRSPQEMSPRSPPRPQESRMAAP; encoded by the exons ATGAGCTGTGACACAGAAGAATTTGCCTGTGCTGCTGTTGTTGTAGCACAAATGTATGATCAAATGCACAATTGTGATACGAAAAGGAGGAAATGGACAAACAATTGGCTTCTacagcaaacaaacaaaggaagttATGGAAGTATCTTCAACGAGCTTTCAGAACAG accagcaaagtaggacgCCACACCGAGTCAGGGGtgggcgacttcccccagccaggAAGGCATttcggacacatccatgtcgatttggtaggcccccttcccccatcaggcggggccaggcATCTCCTGACAGTTGTCGACCACTCCACAAGGTGGCCCGGagcgacgcccatggaagaagccactgccagtgcatgcgccgaggccctcctctccagctggatcagctggttcggtgtTCCGGACCAT cagaaaaaagtctacggggagtccctcgtagtcccgggcgaactcatcacAGGGGATTGCCACAACCTGACggtccagaggctccgtgacacggtcggaaagttcgccccctgccagcggacgaaTACCGACAGGACGACACCTTTCACACCTCccagtctgtcctccaccacccatgttTTCGTCAGGAACGACACCGTcagcccacccttaaccaggccctacagggggcccttcctcatgctgaagagaaacaaaaaggcattccagctggccatccacgggaagaacgactgggtgtcgatagaccgcctcaagcccacaCTGTTGGAGGGGGACGTCGGTGACACCCCTCAGCGCTCTCCACAGGAGATGTCACCCCGCAGCCCACCCCGCCCACAAGAAAGTCGCATGGCCGCCCCGTGA